A region of Desulfomonilaceae bacterium DNA encodes the following proteins:
- a CDS encoding flavodoxin family protein, protein MPKMLVVNASPHGEKGITGIIQKAFVQGAVAAGAEVDEVFLNRKKINPCMGCFTCWIKTPGKCVFKDDQADLIEKCDWCDIFVLATPLYVDGMTAQAKIFLDRLIPCAKPEFIILDDHCRHPQRIDREWKFVLISGCGFYEMDNFEALQHHCERMCLNFHAQYAGHVLRPHAHILEFADMLPEETSKCLNAISKAGEEVCLHGKISNEIMTEASAPIVPRSAYVNAVNVYWDQELSKIKRK, encoded by the coding sequence ATGCCAAAAATGCTTGTAGTAAACGCAAGTCCTCACGGGGAAAAAGGCATTACGGGAATTATTCAGAAGGCTTTTGTCCAGGGAGCTGTCGCGGCCGGAGCCGAGGTTGACGAAGTATTCCTGAACAGGAAAAAGATCAATCCATGCATGGGCTGTTTCACCTGCTGGATAAAAACGCCTGGAAAATGCGTTTTCAAGGATGATCAGGCAGACCTGATTGAGAAATGCGACTGGTGTGATATTTTCGTCCTGGCGACACCGCTGTATGTTGACGGTATGACGGCTCAGGCGAAAATTTTTCTCGACAGACTGATTCCTTGCGCCAAACCGGAGTTTATTATTCTGGACGATCATTGCCGTCATCCACAAAGGATAGACAGAGAATGGAAGTTTGTTCTCATAAGCGGTTGCGGTTTTTACGAAATGGACAACTTTGAGGCATTACAACATCATTGTGAGCGAATGTGCCTGAATTTCCACGCCCAGTACGCGGGTCACGTGCTTCGTCCTCACGCTCACATACTGGAATTCGCTGACATGCTTCCCGAAGAAACAAGCAAATGTCTCAACGCTATCAGCAAAGCCGGCGAGGAGGTCTGCCTCCATGGAAAGATCTCGAACGAGATCATGACTGAGGCGAGCGCTCCCATCGTTCCGAGATCGGCTTATGTAAACGCAGTAAACGTGTACTGGGACCAAGAGCTTTCGAAAATTAAACGAAAATAG
- a CDS encoding molybdopterin molybdotransferase MoeA: MDQSRFEQKFIGFEEALSLALDSVLPLPEEWCSTVDSLGRIASRDITAIVDSPSVDSSMKDGYAVVSSDISAATSSRPVELKLIGVIGAGADPEMSIGIAPGTAVRILSGSVIPKGADAVLAEEFTEERPGAVLAFADAYPGRNILCRGADVSAGEVLVRTGVELTPGRIGLLVAGGVSQAPVVRRPRVGLLATGDEVLLPGRPIKEGKLYASNVALQEAWLRSKGIPCSIEVCGDSFDKLAASIESMIDGLDVLITSGGAWTGDRDLVVKVLDSLGWKLIFHRVRMGPGKAVGMGQIDGKTIFCLPGGPPSNEMAFFMIVLPSLLRMAGCKAHPFLQLYGRLVREVVCQSDWTQFVHCDLSRQNSEFHLAPLDMTRRLSGMNRTRAIIKIPEGVGRLESQTIVPFAALDLYGIEVDICPCPLITGPAPFILAAHGFQTKKRST, translated from the coding sequence ATGGACCAGTCCAGGTTTGAACAAAAATTCATAGGCTTTGAAGAGGCGTTGAGTCTTGCCCTGGATAGCGTCCTCCCGCTCCCGGAAGAGTGGTGTTCAACGGTGGATTCACTGGGAAGAATAGCGTCACGTGACATAACGGCCATAGTTGACTCCCCGTCGGTCGATTCGTCGATGAAAGACGGTTATGCTGTTGTCTCCAGCGATATTTCCGCCGCGACATCTTCCCGACCGGTTGAGCTGAAGCTCATCGGCGTAATTGGGGCCGGGGCGGACCCGGAAATGTCGATTGGCATAGCGCCCGGAACGGCGGTCCGCATACTTAGCGGCTCAGTCATTCCCAAAGGCGCAGACGCAGTTCTTGCCGAAGAGTTCACGGAAGAGCGTCCAGGCGCTGTTCTTGCTTTTGCCGACGCTTATCCCGGGAGGAACATCCTTTGCAGAGGCGCCGACGTGAGCGCCGGAGAGGTTCTGGTCCGAACCGGCGTAGAGCTTACACCTGGCAGGATTGGTCTGCTGGTGGCCGGCGGAGTTTCGCAGGCGCCGGTTGTTCGTAGGCCTCGCGTTGGTCTCCTTGCTACAGGAGATGAGGTTTTACTTCCTGGGAGACCAATCAAAGAGGGAAAACTTTATGCCAGTAACGTGGCGTTGCAGGAAGCGTGGTTACGTTCGAAAGGCATCCCTTGCTCAATCGAAGTCTGTGGAGATTCATTCGATAAACTGGCAGCTTCGATTGAATCGATGATTGACGGCCTGGACGTTTTGATCACCTCTGGCGGAGCCTGGACTGGGGATCGCGATCTGGTTGTGAAAGTCCTGGACAGCCTCGGGTGGAAACTTATTTTTCACAGGGTCCGCATGGGTCCGGGAAAAGCCGTTGGAATGGGGCAGATTGACGGAAAAACCATCTTTTGTCTCCCTGGCGGTCCGCCTTCCAACGAGATGGCTTTCTTCATGATCGTACTGCCCTCGCTCCTACGCATGGCAGGTTGCAAGGCGCATCCGTTTCTTCAACTCTACGGACGACTGGTTCGGGAAGTTGTCTGCCAGTCGGATTGGACACAGTTTGTCCACTGCGATTTATCGAGACAGAACTCTGAGTTTCATTTGGCGCCACTGGACATGACACGGCGTCTATCCGGGATGAACCGAACCCGGGCAATAATCAAGATTCCAGAGGGAGTTGGACGGCTCGAATCTCAGACTATAGTTCCTTTCGCTGCTCTAGATCTGTACGGAATTGAGGTGGATATTTGTCCGTGTCCGCTGATTACCGGGCCAGCTCCATTTATACTGGCTGCTCACGGATTTCAGACAAAAAAGAGGTCAACCTGA